The following coding sequences lie in one Arthrobacter sp. PGP41 genomic window:
- the recF gene encoding DNA replication/repair protein RecF (All proteins in this family for which functions are known are DNA-binding proteins that assist the filamentation of RecA onto DNA for the initiation of recombination or recombinational repair.) codes for MYLEHLSLTDFRSYAQVDLALGPGVTVLVGYNGIGKTNLMEAIGYLATLSSHRVSSDAPLLRFGTDRALVRARLVRGGQTTVLELEINAGRANRGRINRSNPVRARDLLGICQTVLFAPEDLALVKGDPSNRRRFLDELLASLIPHHAATRSDYDRVLKQRNALLKSARAGKFTPAHEATLDVWDQHMAKAGAELLHARLELVERIRPHLARAYADLTDGSKPADAVYRSTLQDQVDDDGAALPPAAGSAAGGTSADVEDLRQFSVDQLAERYVRAFAESRRKELERGISLVGPHRDELELILGQAPAKGYASHGETWSMCLSLRLASYYVMLDDARTGGSAPILILDDVFAELDVQRRRKLAAIVSGAEQVLVTAAVDADIPEELSGRRVKVIPGGIDEQGQ; via the coding sequence GTGTACCTCGAACACCTCTCCCTGACTGACTTCCGCAGTTACGCCCAGGTTGACCTTGCCCTGGGTCCGGGCGTCACTGTCCTGGTTGGATACAACGGCATCGGCAAGACCAACCTGATGGAGGCCATCGGCTACCTGGCTACCCTCAGCTCCCACCGTGTCAGCTCGGATGCACCCCTCTTGCGGTTTGGAACGGACCGGGCTTTGGTGAGGGCTCGCCTGGTCCGGGGCGGACAGACTACGGTCCTGGAACTTGAGATCAACGCAGGGCGGGCAAACCGCGGCCGAATCAACCGCAGTAATCCGGTTCGCGCCCGTGACTTGCTCGGCATCTGCCAGACGGTCCTCTTCGCTCCGGAGGACCTGGCCTTGGTCAAGGGGGATCCTTCTAACCGGCGCCGTTTCCTGGACGAGTTGCTCGCGAGCCTCATTCCGCATCATGCCGCAACGCGGAGCGATTACGACCGCGTGTTGAAGCAGCGCAATGCGTTGCTGAAGTCTGCCCGCGCAGGCAAATTCACTCCCGCCCATGAGGCAACGCTGGATGTGTGGGACCAGCACATGGCGAAGGCCGGCGCGGAACTCCTCCACGCAAGGCTTGAACTGGTGGAGCGGATCCGCCCGCACCTGGCGCGGGCGTATGCTGACCTGACCGACGGGTCAAAACCGGCAGATGCCGTCTACCGCTCCACCCTCCAGGACCAGGTGGACGACGACGGCGCAGCGCTGCCTCCCGCTGCGGGCAGCGCGGCTGGAGGTACTTCGGCGGACGTGGAGGACCTGCGCCAGTTCTCCGTGGACCAGTTGGCGGAGCGGTACGTCCGCGCCTTCGCCGAATCCCGCCGTAAGGAACTCGAACGGGGCATTTCGCTCGTGGGACCGCACCGCGACGAGCTGGAACTCATCCTCGGCCAGGCGCCGGCCAAGGGTTATGCCTCGCATGGGGAAACATGGTCCATGTGCCTCTCGCTGCGGCTCGCCTCCTACTACGTGATGCTGGACGACGCCCGTACCGGAGGGTCGGCTCCCATCCTGATCCTCGACGACGTTTTTGCCGAGCTGGACGTCCAGCGGCGGCGTAAACTGGCCGCAATAGTCTCCGGCGCGGAGCAGGTCCTGGTGACCGCCGCCGTCGACGCCGACATCCCGGAAGAGCTGTCCGGACGGCGGGTGAAAGTCATCCCGGGAGGTATTGATGAGCAGGGACAATGA
- the gnd gene encoding phosphogluconate dehydrogenase (NAD(+)-dependent, decarboxylating): MHIGLIGLGKMGFNMRERLRKGGVEVTGFDRNPDITDVATLDELLAAVPVPRLIWVMVPAGAITDAVITELGEKLDQGDLVIDGGNSRFTEDQKHGELLGAKGIRFADCGVSGGVWGLQNGYGLMAGGDAADIERALPVFDALRPEGEREDSFVHVGGIGAGHYAKMVHNGIEYGLMQAYAEGYQLLASKDIINDLPGTFRAWQKGTVVRSWLLDLLVKALDEDPGLQNIDDYVEDSGEGRWTVEEAIANAIPAPAITAALFARFESREDSSPAMKMVSALRHQFGGHATRPAK, encoded by the coding sequence ATGCACATTGGACTGATCGGCCTTGGCAAAATGGGATTCAACATGCGCGAACGGCTGCGCAAGGGCGGCGTGGAGGTCACCGGTTTCGACCGGAACCCGGACATCACCGACGTCGCGACCCTTGATGAGCTTCTTGCCGCAGTCCCGGTTCCGCGGCTGATCTGGGTCATGGTTCCCGCCGGCGCAATCACGGACGCCGTCATCACCGAGCTCGGCGAAAAGCTGGACCAAGGCGACCTGGTGATCGACGGCGGCAATTCCCGCTTCACCGAGGACCAAAAGCATGGCGAACTTCTCGGGGCCAAGGGCATCCGCTTCGCAGACTGCGGCGTGTCCGGCGGAGTCTGGGGGCTGCAGAACGGCTACGGCCTGATGGCGGGCGGAGATGCTGCGGATATTGAACGCGCACTTCCAGTGTTTGATGCCCTGCGCCCGGAGGGCGAACGCGAAGACAGCTTTGTGCATGTGGGCGGGATCGGCGCAGGCCACTACGCCAAGATGGTCCACAACGGGATCGAATACGGCCTGATGCAGGCGTATGCCGAGGGATACCAGTTGCTGGCTTCCAAGGACATCATCAACGACCTCCCCGGCACCTTCCGCGCCTGGCAAAAAGGCACTGTGGTCCGGTCCTGGCTGCTGGACCTGCTGGTCAAGGCGCTGGATGAGGATCCGGGGCTGCAGAACATCGACGACTACGTCGAGGATTCGGGTGAGGGCAGATGGACGGTGGAAGAGGCCATTGCCAACGCAATTCCTGCCCCGGCCATCACCGCGGCACTGTTCGCCCGCTTCGAATCTCGCGAGGACAGCTCCCCGGCCATGAAAATGGTGTCCGCCCTGCGCCACCAGTTCGGCGGGCACGCCACCCGTCCAGCCAAGTAG
- a CDS encoding DUF721 domain-containing protein — MSRDNEKGGGLQPGRDPDNIDAPQVALNRMREAAAARGEIRRAAHRPGTPKAKKGTRDTRGFSQFHATGRDPLGLGKVVGRLVAERGWTSPVAVGSVMAEWATLVGPEISAHCIPESFTDTTLHVRCDSTAWATQLRLLSTSLLEKFRVELGDGVVTSIQVLGPAAPSWRKGGRSVNGRGPRDTYG; from the coding sequence ATGAGCAGGGACAATGAGAAGGGCGGCGGGCTCCAGCCCGGCCGCGATCCCGACAACATCGATGCCCCGCAGGTTGCCCTGAACCGGATGCGCGAGGCCGCCGCAGCGCGGGGCGAAATCCGCAGGGCAGCGCACCGCCCGGGCACCCCCAAGGCGAAAAAGGGCACCCGCGACACCCGCGGCTTCAGCCAGTTCCACGCGACGGGCCGCGACCCCCTTGGCCTGGGCAAGGTGGTGGGGCGCCTGGTGGCGGAACGAGGATGGACCTCCCCGGTGGCGGTGGGGTCCGTGATGGCTGAATGGGCAACCCTGGTCGGGCCTGAAATCTCGGCCCACTGCATCCCGGAAAGTTTCACCGACACCACCCTGCACGTCCGCTGCGACTCAACTGCCTGGGCCACCCAGCTGCGGCTCCTTAGCACCAGCCTCCTGGAAAAGTTCCGGGTGGAATTGGGCGACGGGGTGGTGACCAGCATCCAGGTGCTTGGCCCTGCGGCTCCGAGCTGGCGCAAGGGTGGCCGCTCGGTAAACGGCCGGGGCCCCCGGGACACTTACGGGTAG
- the dnaA gene encoding chromosomal replication initiator protein DnaA, translated as MTVDEANHANTVGSSWRRVVSLLEQDHRVSPRQRGFVILAQAQGLIGSTLLVAVPNELTREVLQTQVKDALDDALHNVFSEDIRCAIDVDTDLVPIHKEPEPVVVEPSFSPDQLIEQKPQPMLPSTSHEFGRLNPKYVFDTFVIGSSNRFAHAAAVAVAEAPAKAYNPLFIYGDSGLGKTHLLHAIGHYARRLYSGIRVRYVNSEEFTNDFINSIRDDEGASFKTTYRNVDVLLIDDIQFLAGKDRTLEEFFHTFNSLHNNNKQVVITSDQPPKLLAGFEDRMKSRFEWGLLTDIQPPELETRIAILRKKALSEGLSAPDDALEYIASKISSNIRELEGALIRVTAFASLNRQPVDVALAEMVLKDLITDDGAQEITSSQILQQTAEYFKLSMEELCSKSRTRTLVTARQIAMYLCRELTDMSLPKIGQELGGRDHTTVIHADRKIRELMAERRVIYNQVTELTNRIKQQQRDS; from the coding sequence CAGGCGCAGGGCCTGATCGGGTCCACCCTCCTGGTGGCAGTTCCCAACGAACTCACCCGCGAAGTGCTCCAGACCCAGGTCAAGGACGCCCTGGATGACGCACTGCACAACGTTTTCTCCGAGGACATCCGGTGCGCGATCGACGTGGACACGGACCTGGTGCCTATCCACAAAGAACCCGAGCCCGTCGTCGTCGAGCCGTCCTTCTCCCCGGACCAGCTCATCGAGCAGAAGCCGCAGCCCATGCTGCCCAGCACTTCCCACGAGTTCGGCCGCCTGAACCCTAAGTACGTCTTCGACACGTTCGTCATCGGCTCCTCCAACCGCTTCGCGCACGCAGCGGCCGTCGCCGTCGCTGAAGCACCGGCGAAGGCCTACAACCCGCTGTTCATCTACGGTGATTCCGGGCTGGGCAAGACGCACCTGCTGCACGCCATCGGCCACTACGCCCGCCGGCTCTACAGCGGCATCCGCGTCCGCTACGTCAACTCCGAAGAGTTCACCAACGACTTCATCAACTCCATCCGTGACGATGAAGGCGCCAGCTTCAAGACCACGTACCGCAACGTGGACGTACTGCTCATCGATGACATCCAGTTCCTCGCGGGCAAGGACCGGACGCTGGAGGAGTTCTTCCACACGTTCAATTCCCTGCACAACAACAACAAGCAGGTGGTCATCACCTCGGACCAGCCGCCCAAGCTGCTGGCAGGATTCGAGGACCGCATGAAGTCCCGCTTTGAGTGGGGCCTCCTCACGGACATCCAGCCGCCCGAACTCGAAACCCGCATCGCCATCCTCCGCAAGAAGGCCCTGAGCGAAGGGCTTTCTGCTCCGGATGACGCGCTGGAGTACATCGCGTCCAAGATCTCCAGCAACATCCGCGAACTTGAAGGTGCCCTGATCCGGGTCACTGCCTTTGCAAGCCTCAACCGCCAGCCTGTGGACGTGGCACTTGCGGAAATGGTCCTCAAGGACCTCATTACCGACGACGGCGCCCAGGAGATCACGTCCAGCCAGATCCTCCAGCAGACCGCCGAGTACTTCAAGCTGAGCATGGAAGAGCTGTGCAGCAAGTCGAGGACCCGGACCCTGGTGACAGCACGCCAGATTGCCATGTACCTGTGCCGCGAGCTCACCGATATGTCGCTGCCCAAGATCGGCCAGGAACTTGGCGGCCGCGACCACACCACCGTGATCCACGCCGACCGGAAGATCCGCGAGCTGATGGCGGAACGGCGTGTGATCTACAACCAGGTGACAGAGCTGACCAACCGGATCAAGCAGCAGCAGCGCGACTCCTAG
- a CDS encoding DUF3566 domain-containing protein, which produces MSNPDSFPKSNNTVPDGSRPSAAPRVNAPVRPQQRPAAPASAQGQRPVVPGQRPAQGDRPAGPPAQRPVGQPGQRPAPGQRPPSGVPGQGTPGLVKPAPKAKVRRARLLISKVDPWSVLKMAFLLSVALGIVTVVAAIVLWTVLDLTGIFDQVDSLLGTLAGSEGGGFELKKVASLGQVASFATIIAVVNVVLLTALSMLSAVLYNISATLVGGIGVTLTDD; this is translated from the coding sequence GTGAGTAATCCCGACTCATTTCCCAAGTCGAACAATACCGTTCCCGACGGCAGCCGGCCCTCAGCCGCTCCCCGGGTCAACGCCCCCGTTCGTCCCCAACAGCGCCCTGCCGCACCAGCCTCCGCCCAGGGGCAGCGCCCGGTGGTCCCAGGCCAGCGGCCGGCCCAGGGCGACCGGCCTGCCGGACCGCCTGCACAGCGTCCTGTGGGACAGCCCGGCCAGCGCCCGGCACCCGGCCAGCGCCCGCCGTCGGGCGTTCCCGGGCAGGGCACCCCGGGCCTGGTCAAGCCTGCTCCGAAAGCCAAGGTTCGGCGTGCCCGGCTGCTGATCAGCAAGGTGGACCCGTGGTCCGTCCTGAAGATGGCGTTCCTGCTGTCCGTCGCACTGGGAATTGTCACGGTGGTGGCCGCCATTGTGCTGTGGACCGTTCTCGACCTCACCGGTATCTTCGACCAGGTGGACAGCCTGCTGGGCACCCTGGCCGGCTCCGAGGGCGGCGGCTTTGAGCTGAAGAAGGTGGCTTCGCTCGGACAGGTGGCATCCTTCGCCACCATCATCGCGGTGGTGAACGTGGTCCTGCTGACCGCTCTCTCCATGCTCTCGGCAGTGCTCTACAACATCTCTGCCACCCTTGTGGGCGGCATCGGCGTCACCCTTACGGACGACTAG
- the gyrA gene encoding DNA gyrase subunit A — translation MSDETPENPASDAGTPDTVLEGDVLIDRVEQVDLQTEMQRSYLDYAMAVIVGRALPDVRDGLKPVHRRVLYAMFDGGYRPDRSFNKCARVVGEVMGQYHPHGDTAIYDALVRLIQDWTMRYPLALGQGNFGSPGNDGAAAPRYTETKMAPLAMEMVRDIDEETVDFQDNYDGKNQEPTILPARFPNLLVNGSSGIAVGMATNIPPHNLREVADGVQWYLANPGASREELLEELLLRVKGPDFPTGATILGHKGIEDAYRTGRGSVTMRAVVNVEELQGRTCLVVTELPYQANPDNLAIKIAELVKDGKIQGIADLRDETSGRTGQRLVIVLKRDAVAKVVLNNLYKHTDLQTNFSANMLAIVDGVPRTLSLDAFIRHWVTHQMDVIARRTRYRLRKAEEEAHILRALLKALDMLDEVIALIRASNTTEAARDGLMELLDIDELQARAILDMQLRRLAALERQKIQDRHAELEALIAEYNEILGSEQRQREIISTELGEIVDKHGDDRRTRILMGFDGDMSMEDLIPEEEMVVTITRGGYVKRTRSDNYRSQQRGGKGIKGAQLRGDDVVEHFFVTTTHHWLLFFTNLGRVYRAKAYELMEAGRDAKGQHVANLMAFQPDEHIAQVLDLKDYQQAPYLVLATKRGLVKKTRLEDYDTNRSAGVIAINLRDGDELVSAQLVSETDDLLLVSRKGQSIRFTATEDALRPMGRATSGVTGMKFREEDELLAANVVTDGSYVFIVTEGGYAKRTAVEEYRLQGRGGLGIKVAKLAEERGDLVGALIVQEEDEVLVVMEGGKVVRSSVAGVPAKGRDTMGVIFAKPDKNDRIIEVARNSERGLEGEESPEDDVTLAEDGGSLEESASPALAEESPAVESEDASGNAEPNEDQTEVTSE, via the coding sequence ATGAGCGACGAAACACCCGAGAACCCGGCGTCCGACGCCGGCACTCCGGACACCGTTCTTGAAGGCGACGTGCTGATCGACCGCGTGGAGCAGGTGGACCTCCAGACAGAAATGCAGCGGTCCTACCTGGACTACGCAATGGCTGTCATTGTGGGCCGTGCCCTTCCGGACGTCCGGGACGGCCTGAAGCCGGTCCACCGGCGGGTCCTTTATGCGATGTTCGACGGCGGTTACCGCCCGGACCGTTCCTTCAACAAGTGTGCCCGTGTGGTGGGCGAGGTCATGGGCCAGTACCACCCGCACGGCGACACGGCGATCTACGACGCTTTGGTCCGCCTCATCCAGGACTGGACCATGCGCTACCCCCTGGCCCTCGGCCAGGGCAACTTCGGCTCCCCGGGCAATGATGGCGCGGCGGCACCCCGGTACACCGAAACGAAGATGGCTCCGCTTGCCATGGAAATGGTCCGGGACATCGACGAGGAAACCGTCGATTTCCAGGACAACTACGACGGCAAGAACCAGGAACCCACCATCCTCCCCGCCAGGTTCCCCAACCTGCTGGTGAACGGATCCTCCGGCATCGCCGTCGGCATGGCCACCAACATTCCGCCGCACAACCTCCGCGAGGTGGCGGACGGCGTGCAGTGGTACCTGGCCAACCCCGGCGCCAGCCGCGAAGAACTGCTGGAAGAACTCCTGCTGCGGGTCAAGGGTCCCGATTTCCCCACCGGAGCCACCATCCTGGGCCACAAGGGCATCGAGGATGCCTACCGGACCGGCCGCGGCTCCGTCACCATGCGTGCGGTGGTAAACGTCGAAGAGCTGCAGGGACGCACCTGCCTGGTGGTCACCGAGCTGCCGTACCAGGCAAATCCGGACAACCTGGCCATCAAGATCGCCGAACTGGTCAAGGACGGCAAGATCCAGGGCATTGCGGACCTCCGCGATGAGACTTCCGGCCGCACCGGCCAGCGGCTGGTCATCGTGCTGAAACGCGATGCCGTGGCCAAGGTGGTGCTGAACAACCTTTACAAGCACACCGATCTGCAGACCAATTTTTCGGCGAATATGCTTGCGATTGTTGACGGCGTGCCCCGGACCCTGAGCCTGGACGCCTTCATCCGGCACTGGGTGACCCACCAGATGGATGTCATTGCCCGCCGCACGCGGTACCGGCTGCGCAAGGCGGAGGAAGAAGCCCACATCCTGCGGGCGCTGCTGAAAGCACTGGACATGCTGGACGAGGTAATTGCCCTCATCCGCGCTTCCAACACCACCGAAGCGGCACGTGACGGACTGATGGAACTGCTGGACATCGACGAACTGCAGGCCAGAGCCATCCTGGACATGCAGCTGCGCCGCCTCGCCGCCCTGGAGCGCCAGAAGATCCAGGACCGGCACGCGGAACTTGAAGCGCTGATCGCCGAGTACAACGAAATCCTTGGTTCGGAGCAGCGCCAGCGCGAGATCATCAGCACCGAGCTCGGCGAAATCGTGGACAAGCACGGGGACGACCGCCGTACCCGGATCCTCATGGGCTTCGACGGCGACATGTCCATGGAAGACCTGATTCCCGAAGAGGAGATGGTGGTCACCATTACGCGCGGTGGCTACGTCAAGCGAACCCGCAGCGACAACTACCGTTCGCAGCAGCGCGGCGGCAAGGGGATCAAGGGTGCCCAGCTCCGCGGGGACGACGTCGTTGAGCACTTCTTCGTCACCACCACCCACCACTGGCTGCTGTTCTTCACCAACCTGGGCCGCGTGTACCGGGCCAAGGCCTATGAGCTGATGGAAGCGGGCCGCGACGCCAAGGGCCAGCACGTGGCCAACCTCATGGCGTTCCAGCCGGACGAACACATCGCCCAGGTCCTGGACCTGAAGGACTACCAGCAGGCGCCGTATTTGGTCCTGGCCACCAAACGCGGGCTGGTCAAGAAGACCCGGCTTGAGGATTACGACACCAACCGTTCTGCCGGCGTGATTGCCATCAACCTGCGCGACGGCGACGAGTTGGTGTCCGCACAGCTGGTTTCGGAAACTGACGACCTCTTGCTGGTGTCCCGCAAGGGCCAGTCCATCCGCTTCACCGCCACCGAGGATGCCCTCCGGCCCATGGGCCGGGCAACCTCCGGAGTCACCGGAATGAAGTTCCGCGAGGAGGATGAACTGCTGGCTGCCAACGTGGTGACCGACGGCTCCTACGTCTTCATCGTGACCGAGGGCGGGTATGCCAAGCGGACAGCGGTAGAGGAATACCGGCTTCAGGGACGCGGCGGGCTGGGCATCAAGGTAGCCAAGCTCGCGGAAGAACGCGGCGACCTCGTGGGCGCGCTGATCGTCCAGGAAGAGGACGAGGTGCTGGTGGTGATGGAGGGCGGCAAAGTGGTTCGGTCCTCCGTTGCCGGCGTCCCCGCCAAGGGCCGTGACACCATGGGCGTGATCTTTGCCAAGCCGGACAAAAACGACCGGATTATCGAGGTGGCACGCAACAGCGAACGCGGCCTTGAGGGCGAGGAATCACCGGAGGATGACGTAACGTTGGCTGAAGACGGCGGATCCCTCGAGGAATCAGCCAGCCCAGCATTGGCAGAAGAATCACCGGCCGTTGAGTCAGAGGACGCCTCGGGCAACGCTGAGCCGAACGAAGACCAAACGGAGGTAACGAGTGAGTAA
- the gyrB gene encoding DNA topoisomerase (ATP-hydrolyzing) subunit B, with product MANDNTDILAAEPAVEDARTPDTPAASATPREYGASDITVLEGLEAVRKRPGMYIGSTGPRGLHHLVYEVVDNSVDEALAGYCTHIEVVLQADGGVKVVDDGRGIPVDMHPTEHKPTVEVVMTILHAGGKFGGGGYAVSGGLHGVGISVVNALSSRVDTEVRRQGHVWRMSFADGGKPQGSLVKGEETDLTGTTQTFYPDPAIFESTDFDFETLRARFQQMAFLNKGLRITLTDERTAAEADADADLDLDAVVTEGEVSAEHRTVVYQYDEGLLDYVKHLNSGKKVDVVHEDVIAFETEDKERKIALEMAMQWTNAYSESVHTYANTINTHEGGTHEEGFRAAMTSLINRYAREKGIIKEKDDNLTGDDIREGLTAVISVKLAEPQFEGQTKTKLGNSEVKGFVQRVVTDGLGDWLERNPGPARDVIRKAISAAQARMAARKARDNARRKSPLESFGMPGKLSDCSSKNPEKCEVYIVEGDSAGGSAKRGRNPETQAILPLRGKILNVERARLDKALGNAEVQSMITAFGTGIGEDFDLSKLRYHKIVLMADADVDGQHITTLLMTLLFRYMRPLIENGYVYLAQPPLYRIKWSNAAHDYVYSDRERDAKLVAGQAAGRRIPKDNGIQRYKGLGEMDYTELWDTTMDPDHRTLLQVTMDDALAADQIFSILMGEDVESRRNFIQQNAKDVRFLDI from the coding sequence GTGGCTAACGACAATACAGATATTCTGGCAGCTGAACCCGCAGTCGAGGATGCCCGTACGCCTGACACCCCGGCTGCATCGGCGACGCCGCGTGAATACGGTGCCAGCGACATCACTGTCCTTGAAGGCCTGGAAGCGGTACGGAAACGCCCGGGCATGTACATCGGTTCAACCGGACCCCGCGGGCTCCACCACCTTGTTTACGAAGTTGTTGACAACTCGGTGGATGAGGCCCTTGCCGGCTACTGCACCCACATTGAGGTTGTCCTGCAGGCCGACGGCGGCGTGAAAGTTGTGGACGACGGCCGCGGCATTCCCGTCGACATGCACCCCACGGAGCACAAGCCCACGGTTGAAGTGGTCATGACCATCCTGCACGCCGGCGGAAAATTCGGCGGCGGCGGTTATGCGGTTTCCGGCGGCCTCCACGGTGTCGGCATCTCCGTGGTCAACGCGCTTTCAAGCCGCGTGGACACTGAAGTGCGGCGCCAAGGCCATGTCTGGCGGATGTCCTTTGCGGACGGCGGCAAGCCGCAGGGCAGCCTGGTCAAGGGTGAGGAAACGGACCTTACGGGTACCACCCAGACCTTCTACCCGGATCCTGCGATCTTCGAAAGCACCGACTTCGACTTTGAGACGCTGCGTGCCCGCTTCCAACAGATGGCCTTCCTCAACAAGGGGCTTCGCATCACGCTGACGGACGAGCGCACCGCTGCTGAGGCGGATGCCGACGCCGACCTGGACCTGGACGCCGTGGTTACCGAGGGCGAAGTCAGCGCAGAGCACCGCACCGTGGTGTACCAGTACGACGAAGGCCTGCTGGACTACGTCAAGCACCTGAACTCCGGCAAGAAGGTGGATGTGGTCCATGAGGACGTCATCGCCTTCGAAACTGAGGACAAAGAGCGCAAGATAGCCCTCGAGATGGCGATGCAGTGGACCAACGCCTACTCCGAGAGCGTGCACACGTACGCCAACACCATCAACACCCATGAGGGCGGAACCCACGAAGAAGGCTTCCGCGCTGCCATGACGTCCCTGATCAACCGCTACGCGCGTGAGAAGGGAATCATCAAGGAAAAAGACGACAACCTCACCGGTGACGACATCCGCGAAGGCCTCACCGCCGTCATTTCCGTCAAGCTTGCCGAGCCCCAGTTCGAGGGCCAGACCAAGACCAAACTCGGCAACTCCGAGGTCAAGGGCTTCGTGCAGCGCGTGGTCACCGACGGACTGGGTGACTGGCTGGAGCGCAACCCCGGACCCGCCCGGGACGTCATTCGGAAGGCGATCTCCGCAGCGCAGGCCCGAATGGCCGCGCGCAAGGCACGGGACAACGCCCGCCGGAAGAGCCCGCTGGAATCCTTCGGCATGCCGGGCAAGCTCTCCGACTGCTCCTCGAAGAATCCGGAGAAGTGCGAGGTCTACATCGTGGAGGGTGACTCCGCCGGCGGCTCTGCCAAACGCGGCCGCAATCCGGAGACCCAGGCCATCCTGCCCCTGCGCGGAAAGATCCTGAACGTGGAGCGCGCGCGCCTGGACAAAGCGTTGGGCAACGCCGAAGTCCAGTCCATGATCACCGCCTTCGGGACCGGTATCGGCGAGGATTTCGACCTCTCCAAGCTCCGGTACCACAAGATCGTCCTGATGGCGGATGCCGACGTGGACGGACAGCACATCACCACCCTGCTGATGACCCTGCTGTTCCGCTACATGCGTCCCCTCATTGAGAACGGCTATGTCTACCTCGCCCAGCCGCCGCTGTACCGCATCAAGTGGTCCAACGCAGCCCACGATTACGTTTACAGCGACCGCGAACGCGACGCGAAACTCGTGGCCGGCCAGGCGGCCGGACGCCGGATTCCCAAGGACAACGGCATTCAGCGCTACAAGGGCCTCGGCGAAATGGACTACACCGAACTGTGGGACACCACCATGGATCCGGACCACCGCACCCTGCTGCAGGTGACGATGGACGACGCCCTCGCGGCGGACCAGATCTTCTCGATCCTAATGGGCGAGGACGTTGAATCACGCCGCAACTTCATTCAGCAGAACGCCAAGGACGTCAGGTTCCTCGATATCTAG
- the dnaN gene encoding DNA polymerase III subunit beta: MKFRVDRDVLAEAVTWTARSLSPRPPVPVLSGLLLKAEAGTVSLSSFDYETSARLEIAADVRDEGTILVSGRLLADICRSLPSAPVDVETDGNKVTLTCRRSSFHLATMPEAEYPPLPALPAISGTVPGDSFAQAVSQVIIAASKDDTLPILTGVRMEIEDDLITLLATDRYRLAMREVPWKPVTPGISTSALVKAKTLNEVAKTLGNSGDINLALADDDSRLIGFESGGRTTTSLLVDGDYPKIRSLFPDSTPIHATVQTQELVEAVRRVSLVAERNTPVRLAFTQGLLNLDAGTGEDAQASEELEAQLSGDDITVAFNPHYLVEGLSVIETKFVRFSFTTAPKPAMITAQADADGEDQDDYRYLVMPVRLPN; the protein is encoded by the coding sequence GTGAAGTTCAGAGTCGATCGGGACGTCCTGGCAGAAGCCGTCACCTGGACAGCCCGGTCGTTGTCTCCGCGGCCGCCTGTGCCAGTCCTGTCCGGCCTGCTGTTGAAGGCTGAAGCCGGCACGGTCAGCCTCTCCAGCTTTGACTACGAGACCTCTGCCCGCCTGGAAATCGCAGCTGACGTCAGGGACGAAGGCACCATCCTGGTATCCGGCCGGCTCCTGGCGGACATCTGCCGCAGCCTCCCTTCGGCACCGGTGGACGTCGAAACGGACGGCAACAAGGTCACCCTGACCTGCCGTCGAAGCAGCTTCCACCTCGCCACAATGCCCGAGGCCGAGTACCCCCCGCTTCCTGCGCTCCCGGCAATCAGCGGAACTGTCCCCGGTGATTCCTTCGCCCAAGCGGTGTCACAGGTCATCATTGCCGCCAGCAAGGATGACACCCTCCCCATCCTCACCGGTGTGCGGATGGAGATCGAGGACGACCTCATCACGCTGCTCGCCACTGACCGATACCGCCTTGCCATGCGCGAAGTGCCGTGGAAGCCGGTCACCCCGGGCATCTCCACCAGCGCCCTTGTCAAGGCAAAAACCCTGAACGAAGTCGCCAAGACCCTCGGTAACAGCGGGGACATCAACCTTGCACTCGCCGACGACGACAGCAGGCTTATCGGTTTCGAGAGCGGCGGACGAACCACCACCTCGTTGCTGGTGGACGGGGACTACCCCAAGATCCGCTCGCTGTTCCCGGACTCGACTCCCATCCACGCGACAGTGCAGACCCAGGAGCTTGTTGAAGCGGTACGCCGCGTCTCCCTGGTGGCTGAACGTAACACCCCCGTCCGTCTCGCGTTCACCCAGGGGCTCCTGAACCTGGACGCCGGCACCGGAGAGGACGCCCAGGCATCCGAGGAACTCGAGGCCCAGCTTTCCGGTGACGACATCACGGTGGCCTTCAACCCCCACTACCTGGTGGAAGGCCTCAGCGTGATCGAGACCAAGTTCGTCCGGTTCTCGTTCACCACTGCGCCCAAACCGGCCATGATCACAGCCCAGGCGGACGCCGACGGCGAGGACCAGGATGATTACCGCTACCTCGTGATGCCCGTCCGCCTCCCCAACTAG